From the SAR324 cluster bacterium genome, the window CCAATGTGTGGTGTAATAGGTCCCGTCAATCAGATTTCCAATATAGTCATACATCCGGACTCCATAAGCGTCACCCCCCAGAAAGATGGCGGTAATGCCCATTTTACGGGCTTGTCCGATCACCTGGGAGGAGTCGCGATAGTCTCCTGGCAGATAAATAATGTCAGGATTCATGGGTTTGGTTTTCTGGAGCAACTCTTCATAATTGGACACATCAATCAGAAATTCTCCCTTCCATAGAATTTTGCCGCCTTGTTGTTCAAAACTCTGTATAAAAAATTCGGCGAGTCCGGTACTGTAGGTTCGATCTGTGTTCACCAGAACCACCGCTGTTTTAGCTTTGAGATCCTGAGTGGCAAAACGGGCCATGACTTTGCCCTGGAAAGGATCGGTATAGCAAACCCGGAAAATATAATCCCCCTCCAGCGTGACCTGAGGACTGGTGGAAATCGGGCTGATCAGTGGAATGCCTGCTGGTTGCAGAACGGATGCGGCACCGATAGAGTGTGAACTCCAGGAAGCTCCGATCATGGCGATAATCCCGTCATCGACAGCTTTTTTAGCCGCCATGCGAGAGCCAAGCGCTGTACTGTTGTTGTCATATTCAATCAGTTCCACGGGATGTCCCAACAAACCGCCTTGTTGATTGAGTGTTTCAGCCGCGTATTGAGCGGCTTCGAATAAAACAAGGTTGGTTGCCGCGGCATCCCCTGTCTTGGCCGCGATGACACCGATTTTCACAGGATCCGCCGCAATACCGGGAGTTGTAAGCATGAGCTGAAGCAAGAGCAGGAATGACAGAAATTTCATAAAGGCCTCCGGGAAAAATGTCACTTTGAAAACAAAGATAAAATACTCAATACCATCGCCAGTTAAAAGGTTTTTAGTAGAGGGCATCCAATCTTCTAAGGAACTTTCAAAAAATAACGAAGAGAGAACTCTTTAAGATCTTCAGTTTTAAAGATCCCTCACATTCGTTCTGAATGAGTGCGTTTTTCTGTGTTTTTACCAAAATCACAGAAAAAAACAAAGAGCCGGTTTTTATGAGGAGCCTGATGGTATTCGAATTGTGAAGGTGGTGCCCTTGCCGACATCGCTTTTGACTGTAATGGTGCCTTTGAGTTCTTCCACAATTCCCCAGACAATGGGTAAGCCCAGGCCTGTGCCTTTGGTTCCTTTGGAGGTGTAAAACGGTTCAAATATTTTATGGATGCTTTCATGGGGGATGCCGCATCCGCTATCGCTCACCTGGACCACAATATAGTTTTCTGTCGTGCTGGCTTCAGTAAACGACGTTAAGATGATTTCTCCCTGTGTGTCTTCAATCGCATCCATGGCATTTAAAATCAGGTTGATAAACAATTGCTGCAAATGATTGATATCAGCCATGATCAACGGCAAATTTTCTTCAAAATTTCTGGTGATCACAATGTGCTTTTTTTCCAGTTGGCTGGTAAGAATCACCAGTGAATGCTCCATGGCGTCATGAAGAGAACTCATTCCCTGTTTGGATGGAACAGGGCGCGCAAAATCCAGCAGATTTTTGACAATCTCCCGACACCTTTTGGTTTCACGGACAATGACCTCCAGATCGTCCCGACTTTCCTTGTCTTCAATACGCTTGAGCAAATAACTGCTATAGCTCAACACCCCGGTGAGCGGGTTGTTGATTTCATGAGCCACACCAGCGGCCAGACGTCCAATCGACGCCAGTTTATCCGATTGATACAATTGTCGGTGAGCCTCAGACAATTTCTGGGTCATTTGATTGAACGATTGGGCCAGATTTCCCAATTCATCATTGGTGGTTGTCACTATTTGATAATTCAAATCGCCACCTGCGACGCGATGAGTGGCCTGAACAATCTGATTCACAGGTTTTCCGACCAGATGCTGCACCAGAAAAAACAGCACGCCACTTACGATGAGGATGGTCCCTACAGCAAAAATCATCATCCGGACCTGATTGTCCTCGATTTGCGCATCGACCTCAGCGAGTGACAAGGTGATATCCAGGATTCCCAACACTTTCTGACTTTCTTCATGAGCATGACAATCTGATTGCCAACAACTGGGTTCATTGTAAATTGGATTGATCATTCCCAAATTGCGAAGGTTGGCGGAAGTATTGAAAATGCGGGTTCTTTCTGGAACTGACAATCGAACCAAGGGCTGATCCGCGGCGTGACAGGCATCACACGCTTCTGCATCCATATCCACTTCAGTATCCAGTTCCGATCTATCCGAAGAAAAAATAATTTCGCCGCTTTTATTGATAATGCGAACTTTC encodes:
- a CDS encoding ABC transporter substrate-binding protein, giving the protein MKFLSFLLLLQLMLTTPGIAADPVKIGVIAAKTGDAAATNLVLFEAAQYAAETLNQQGGLLGHPVELIEYDNNSTALGSRMAAKKAVDDGIIAMIGASWSSHSIGAASVLQPAGIPLISPISTSPQVTLEGDYIFRVCYTDPFQGKVMARFATQDLKAKTAVVLVNTDRTYSTGLAEFFIQSFEQQGGKILWKGEFLIDVSNYEELLQKTKPMNPDIIYLPGDYRDSSQVIGQARKMGITAIFLGGDAYGVRMYDYIGNLIDGTYYTTHWHRDAPDTASRTFVGKYETKNGLVKQTTVPLTYDSVMILAQAIREAKSLDRKKIRDALAITQYRGITGLITFDENRNPVKPAVILKLEKGDAVYIKTVSP
- a CDS encoding HAMP domain-containing protein, with protein sequence MTSKIGVKLILAVGSAIMASITIFSFMVINAQREQLLAQMELSTHHLSETVKNITQNDMLVKNRKRLHQTFEAIGKQKGIEKVRIINKSGEIIFSSDRSELDTEVDMDAEACDACHAADQPLVRLSVPERTRIFNTSANLRNLGMINPIYNEPSCWQSDCHAHEESQKVLGILDITLSLAEVDAQIEDNQVRMMIFAVGTILIVSGVLFFLVQHLVGKPVNQIVQATHRVAGGDLNYQIVTTTNDELGNLAQSFNQMTQKLSEAHRQLYQSDKLASIGRLAAGVAHEINNPLTGVLSYSSYLLKRIEDKESRDDLEVIVRETKRCREIVKNLLDFARPVPSKQGMSSLHDAMEHSLVILTSQLEKKHIVITRNFEENLPLIMADINHLQQLFINLILNAMDAIEDTQGEIILTSFTEASTTENYIVVQVSDSGCGIPHESIHKIFEPFYTSKGTKGTGLGLPIVWGIVEELKGTITVKSDVGKGTTFTIRIPSGSS